A genomic stretch from Cloacibacterium caeni includes:
- the rlmB gene encoding 23S rRNA (guanosine(2251)-2'-O)-methyltransferase RlmB, translating to MFGLRPVMEAIEAGKTIDKIFVQGGLQGEIYSELKKLLKKYNIRPNTVPIEKLNRFTRKNHQGVVAFISEIPFYKIEDLLPQIFEEGKIPFLLILDRLTDVRNFGAIARTAECVGIDAIVIPDKGAAPINSDAIKTSAGALYNVKICKENNLAHVVDFLQQSGVTVFAATEKAEKMIYDAHFSEPCAIVMGNEETGISKEVMHHADEKIKLPITGKTQSLNVSVACGAILYEAVRQKMVGEL from the coding sequence ATTTTCGGTTTGAGACCTGTAATGGAAGCGATAGAAGCTGGAAAAACCATTGACAAAATTTTTGTGCAAGGTGGTTTACAAGGTGAGATTTATTCAGAATTAAAAAAATTACTGAAAAAATACAACATCAGACCTAACACGGTTCCAATTGAAAAACTAAACCGCTTTACGAGAAAAAATCACCAAGGTGTAGTAGCATTTATCTCAGAAATTCCGTTTTATAAAATCGAGGATTTGTTGCCACAAATTTTTGAAGAAGGAAAAATTCCTTTTTTATTGATTTTAGACCGTTTAACTGATGTTAGAAATTTCGGAGCGATCGCCAGAACTGCAGAATGTGTAGGAATAGACGCAATTGTAATTCCAGACAAAGGAGCTGCTCCTATCAATTCTGATGCCATCAAAACTTCGGCGGGAGCGCTTTACAACGTAAAAATTTGTAAAGAAAATAATCTGGCTCACGTAGTAGATTTTCTTCAGCAATCAGGAGTTACCGTTTTTGCAGCCACTGAAAAGGCAGAAAAAATGATTTATGACGCTCATTTTTCAGAACCTTGCGCCATCGTAATGGGAAATGAAGAAACAGGAATCTCGAAAGAAGTAATGCATCATGCTGATGAAAAAATAAAATTACCTATCACTGGAAAAACACAATCTCTGAACGTTTCTGTAGCTTGTGGAGCGATTCTTTATGAAGCGGTGAGACAGAAAATGGTGGGAGAATTGTAG